From Rutidosis leptorrhynchoides isolate AG116_Rl617_1_P2 chromosome 3, CSIRO_AGI_Rlap_v1, whole genome shotgun sequence, a single genomic window includes:
- the LOC139902939 gene encoding purine permease 1-like produces the protein MIFILFCQYRFQYLIQLKTIPKTKPLLLQLTMMNTVSPKTKNTLLILSCILLSIGNCGGPLITRLYFIHGGNRVWLSSSLETAGWPVFILVLIILYLHRRVTNIDHTKPTKLIYMRPRLFFAVTFIGLITGLDDYLYAYGVARLPISTSALILAPHLAFVAFFAYLLVKQKFTPYSINAVVLLTVGAGVLALHTSSDRPNGESKKEYMLGFVMTVAAALLYGFVLPLIELTYKKANQEITYTLVVEIQVIMCLFATIFCMVGMAFNNDFEVIPREAKEFELGQTKYYAILCSSALIWQCFFLGAIGVIFCASSLLSGIIIAVLLPVTEVLAVVFYKEKFQVEKGVALVLSLWGFTSYFYGEYIYAKKAINGCQSSQQSAELTQDSYSSV, from the exons ATGATATTTATTTTATTCTGTCAATATAGATTCCAATATTTGATACAACTGAAAACCATACCTAAAACAAAACCACTACTGCTACAATTAACTATGATGAACACAGTTAGCCCCAAAACAAAAAACACACTCTTGATCCTAAGTTGCATCCTATTATCCATCGGAAACTGCGGCGGCCCATTAATCACGCGGCTCTACTTCATCCACGGTGGCAATCGCGTATGGCTATCCTCGTCCCTCGAAACTGCAGGTTGGCCCGTATTCATCCTCGTCCTCATAATTCTCTACCTCCATCGTCGCGTAACTAACATTGATCACACTAAACCTACGAAACTCATCTACATGAGGCCACGTTTATTCTTCGCAGTCACTTTCATTGGCCTCATAACCGGTTTAGACGATTATCTCTACGCTTATGGTGTTGCTCGTCTTCCCATTTCCACGTCAGCATTAATTCTGGCCCCACATCTTGCTTTTGTAGCGTTCTTTGCGTACTTACTTGTGAAACAAAAGTTTACACCTTATTCAATAAACGCGGTGGTTTTATTGACTGTTGGGGCGGGGGTATTGGCGTTGCACACGAGTAGTGATCGGCCGAATGGAGAGAGTAAAAAGGAGTACATGCTAGGGTTTGTTATGACGGTTGCGGCTGCTTTGTTGTACGGATTTGTGTTACCGTTGATTGAGTTAACGTATAAGAAGGCGAATCAAGAGATAACGTATACATTGGTGGTGGAGATACAAGTTATTATGTGTTTGTTTGCTACCATATTTTGTATGGTGGGAATGGCCTTCAATAACGACTTCGAG GTGATTCCAAGGGAGGCAAAAGAATTTGAGCTAGGCCAGACGAAATATTACGCAATCTTGTGTAGTAGTGCTTTAATTTGGCAATGCTTCTTCTTGGGAGCAATAGGAGTAATTTTTTGTGCATCGTCGTTGTTGTCAGGGATTATAATCGCGGTTCTCCTTCCGGTAACAGAGGTATTAGCTGTCGTTTTCTATAAAGAGAAGTTTCAAGTCGAAAAAGGTGTTGCGCTCGTTCTGTCTCTATGGGGATTCACTTCTTACTTCTATGGAGAATATATATATGCGAAAAAAGCGATCAATGGGTGTCAATCTTCACAACAATCAGCAGAGTTGACTCAAGATAGTTACTCATCAGTATAA